Below is a genomic region from Isosphaeraceae bacterium EP7.
GGAAGACACAACCATCGAAGGGGTTGCGTTCCATCCCGGCGAGATGGGCTCGGAGATAGGCGGTGTCGGGCTCGTCCCAGCCGAATTCAATGAGGGCCTTCGGGGCGTCGGCGGCTGCGGCTGAACTGGTGGCCGTCATTGCCAGGCAGGCGAGAGTCAGAAACCGGGCGATCGCGATTCTCGCCGAGATGACAGGCCCGCTCCGAAGGACGTAGGGCAGGCCCAGTGATTGCATGGCCGCCGGAGATGAGTCGATCGGGGTGATCTGGGTCATCCGCCGTAGATCCCCTTGATGGGCTGGCCGGTGCAGAGGGCGAACGGGCGATTGAGGGGGTCGAGATATTCGTACGTCGGGTCGATGCCGAGGGCAGACCAGATTGTCGCGGCGATATCCCAGGGTCCGACGGCATCATGTGCGGGGTAGGCGGCGAAACGGTCGGATGCGCCGTAAACCTTTCCACGGCTCACACCTGCACCAGCCATCAGGATCGAGTAAGCCCCGGCCCAGTGCTTTCGGCCAGGCGTCGCTCCGTCGAACTTCGGTTCCAAGGCCACGAGCGGAGCCCGGCCGAACTCGCCCATGCAGACGACGAGGGTTGTTTCGAGCAAGCCGCTTTGATCGAGGTCGTCGAGCAAGGCTGACATGCTGCGGTCGAATCTCGGGAGGAGGTGGTCTCGCATGGTCTGGAAGATGTCGTTGTGCGTGTCCCACCCGTAAGCATCAATCTGCCCGGGGAACCGATCCTGGCCGCGAGCCGACTGGTTCCAGAACACCGTGACGAGCGGCACGCCCGCCTCGACGAGCCGCCTCCCGAGAAGGCACGCCTGGCCCGAACGATGGCGCCCGTAACGATTTCTGACCGACTCGGGTTCCAGGGACAGGTCAAACGCGGTGCGGCAGACGGGGGAGTCGATCATCTCGTAGGCGCGACGATAGTGGGCGTCCATCAGGTCGAGCGTGCGGTCGGATTTGAGCCCCCGGGCGGCGGAGGTGACCGATTCGAGCAGCGAGCGCCGGACCTGGATCCGCAGCGCATCGCCTCCAACCGGCCCGAGGCCTACCGGGAGAGGCGATCCGTCGGCCGGATCCTTCACCAATAATGGGTCGAACTCACCGCCGAGAAATCCTGCATCCTGTCCCGGCCCAGGGAGTTCGGGAACCAGGGCCGGCCCGTTGACGTGCACCGAAGGGTGGGGAAGGGGGCCGCCGGGCCTGACCTTGCCGAGGAGGGCGCCGAGCACGGGAAAGTCGGTGGGGGCGGGCGACGGGTTGCCCGATCGCTGGGGGTGATAGCGGCCCGTGAGCGCCAGATAGGTGGCCGATCCGTGGTCCAGGTCTTCGTGCGAAACCGACCGGATGAGTGTGTATTTGTCGGCCCTGCGGGCGAGCCCGGGGAGGTGCTCGCCAAGGAAGGTGCCGGGCACGGCCGACCGGATCGCGGCGAACTCACCCCGGATCTCGCGCGGGGCGTCGGGCTTGGGGTCCCAGGTCTCAAGCTGGCTCTGGCCGCCGTTGGCGTAGACCAGCAGCACCGACTTTGCCTTGCCGAACCCCGGGCCACGCCCCGAATCGGCCGCCCCGGACATGCCCGCGAGGCCGAACCCCAACCCTGTCAGGCCGCCGATCCGCAGGAATTCTCGCCTGGCGATAAATCGGATCAAGGGTTAACGCCTCCCGGTTCGACGATCGGATGTTTGATGTTATACGTGGCCCCGGGACGGCCCTCAAGCGATTGGGTTCGCGGCCGGGAGATTTTCGCATCAATAAAATAAGCATTATTTATAGGTTGCATCGATCGCCGGATCGCCCTCGAACGACCCTTCACGAAACGAACCCGGCGCGTCGCAACCCCTTGAACAATGGCAAGTTGGATCGGCGATCGGTCGCCGATTCGGTCGCCCATGCCGGCGATCCGGGACGAGGCCTGGATTCGCGCCGAGGTCCCGCTTGTCTCGACCGGAGGGGCGTGGTAGGTTTGAGAGATCCTGCCTCCGTCCACAGACGGCACACGGTTCCCTCCCCGGGCTGTGTCCCTCCTCGACAGCATCAGGCCGAACGGCCCGTTCGCCCTCCAGCTCCAACGAGGTCGCGCATGGAATCAAGGCATACCAATGCCCCAAAGCGGGGGGATCGCATGCGCCTTAACAGGCTGGCGTTGCTGGCAATCGCCGCGATCGGCCTCGGCACGGTTGCAGTGCTGGGCGGAAATCTAGCCCGATCGTCGACGGCCAAGGCCGCCGACCTCGAGGTCGTGGCCCCCGCCCCCAAAGGGAGTGGTGCCCTGGTCATCTGCGGAGGTGGGGCAATCCCCGACAGCGTCCGCAAGCAATTCGTCGACCTCGCCGGTGGCGCAGACGCCCGGATCGTGGTGATCCCCACGGCCCATTCCATTGCCGACAGGCCGAATGCCGCCGAGATGGTCCTCGCCCCCTGGAAGCAGTTCGGCGCCCGTTCGCTGACCGTCTTCCACACCCGGTCGAGGGAGAAGGCGGACGACGCCGAGTTCCTCCGCCCCCTCGTCGAGGCGACCGGCGTCTGGTTCGGCGGAGGTGTCCAGTCGAATCTGGTCGCGGCCTACCGAGGAACCGCCGTCGAGGCTCATCTCGCCGAACTGCTGAAGCGCGGCGGGGTGATTGGCGGGACCTCCGCCGGCGCGGCCGTGATGACCCGGGTGATGATCGCCAGCGGCCGCATCGAGGCCAAGCTCGGCGAGGGCTTCGACTTCCTGCCCGGCTCGGTAGTCGACCAGCACTTCCTCAAGCGGAACCGCTACAAGCGGCTCATGGGCGTGCTCAACAAGAACCCGAATCTGCTCGGTTTCGGAATTGACGAGCAGACCGCCCTGATCGTCCGCGGCCGTCGGCTCGACGTGGTCGGGAACTCCTATGTCGTCGCCTGCCAGGCCGCCGTCGGCGATCAAGGTCCTAGGACCGAGTTTCTCAAGGGCGGAGATCAGGCGGATCTCGATTCGCTCCGCGGGCCCAGGCCCATCGTGCTCCCCTCCCTCAAGGACTCCCTGGCCAGCGACTGATCGAAGGACTCGCCGGGGGATGACCCGGTAGGCACCATTCCCTGCCATCCACGGCTTGACGGTGGGACCGATCCGGCGAACAATCCCGCTCGGTCACCGAACCCGCGTGCACCCGACGAATCGTCGGTGCTCGACCGTCGCCGTCCGGCAGGGAGGCATCGTTGTCCGACGTCCAGCAGGACCGGCTCACATCCACGCCTCGCCGGAGGCCTACGGCCGAGACCCTCAATTCGGCTCTGGAAGACCACCAGGCCTGGCTCAACGCCGGCGGGGCCGACGGCCAGCGTGCCGACCTCTCCGGCCTCGACCTGAGCCGCCTGGACTTGCGGGGCGTTGACCTGCGCGGTGCGAATCTCTCTCAGGCGGACCTGACCGATACCAACCTGCGCGACGCGCAGCTCCAGAATGCCGACCTGAGCGACGTCCGGGGCCTACTCAGCAGCCAGGTTGGCGGGGCGAACCTTTCAGGCGCCCTGCTCCCCGAGTCGGTCCTCAAATTCGAGAATCTCGCAGGTGCGGCCGAGTCGTCTCGCGGCGCCCAGGGCCTCTTCACCTCGATTTTGCTGGCCTGCGCCTACACCTGGATCACGCTCGGCTCGACCACCGACACCCAGCTCGTCAACAAGGCGGCCCTGGCCTCGTCCAAGCTACCGATCCTGGGCATCGATATCCCGCTCGTCCGCTTCTACATGGCCGCGCCCATCCTCCTGCTCTGCCTTTACGTCTACTTTCACCTGGGGTTGCAGCGACTCTGGGAGGATCTCTCCGAGCTCCCCGCCGTCTTCCCCGATGGCCGTTCGCTCGACAAGAAGGCCCCGCCCTGGCTGCTCAACAGCCTGGTTCGGCCGAACTTCATCAGGCTCCGCGACGACCGACCTCAGCTCTCTCGCTGGCAGGCGTTTATCTCGGTCGCGCTGGCCTGGGGGCTCGTCCCGATCACGCTCCTGTTTCTCTGGGCTCGGTTTCTCCGGTGCCACGACCTGACCGTCTCGGGCATTCACGTCCTGATGCTCGCGGGAGCCATCGGTGCGGCGGTCGGATTCCATCGACTGACGATCAACACCCTTCGCGGAATGGGTCGCCGCAAGTTCTCCTGGCGTAAGAGCTGGCAGGATGCCCGGTTGCAGTTCATCCTCAATAGCGCACTTTCGCTCGTCATCCTCGGCCTGCTCACCTTCGGGGCCATCCTCGGCGTCAATCCAGACTCAGAGGGCCGGGGTGTCGTCGTTCCGAGTTGGTCCGAGAAGCCGCTCGATGTTCGCCACTGGGCCCCCCGGTTCTTCTCCTTCATCGGATACAGCACCTTCGCCCACCTCGACGGCACCGACCTCTCCGTCAAACCCCTCAACTGGAATGGGGAGAAGGCCACCCCTCAGGAGTTGGGGGAGGTCAAAGGGGCCGATCTCGGCGGCTCGAACATCCGCTACGGCAACGTCTTCGGCGCCTTCCTGGTCAACGCCTACCTCAAAGAGGTGAAGGCAGAAGGTTGCGACATGAGGGAATCGGACCTCCGACGTGCTGACCTGCGTGAGGCCCGACTCGTCGGCGTGAACTTCCGCTCGGCCGACCTCCGAGGGGCCGACCTCCGCTGGGCCGACCTCACCGGGGCCAGGCTCAAGGAGGCCAAGCTCGAGGGTGCGACACTGAATTCGGCCGACCTCACCAATGCCTGCCTCGACGATGCCAGGCTCGCCTCATCGAACGAGCAGGGGATCAAGCCGACCTCCTTGCGTGAGGCCAACCTCCACGGCGCCTCGCTCGTGAATGCTGATCTCCGCGGGGTCGACCTCCGAGGTGCCAACCTCGCCGATGCGATCCTCACCGGCGTGAATTTCAAAGGCGCCAACCTCGTCGATGTCATCGGCCTGACTCGCAAGCAGGTTGAGGTCAGCATCCGCGACGACACGACCAAGCTTCCGGCCTCACTCTCGCCTCTGGCAACTAACGTCAAATCGCCTTGATTGCCCGTTAAATTGCCCGCGTTTCCCCCAGTTTGAACTTGCGAATTCAGCTTCGTCACCCCGACCTGCGAATTCGCACCAGATGACCCCGGACGGTCCCGCGTCGTGGTAGACGCCGGGGTACGCCGGGGATACCATCGTCCGATCGACTCTCGCAAGCCCTCCCTACTCCCCGGCGCCGCTTAATGACGTTCGCCGACGATTTAGCCCTCTTCGGGCCCGATTCGCGCGCCCGCATCTCGCCGCCCGAGGCGGTCGCCTATTGCGCCGACCTCACCGCGCGGCATTATGAGAACTTCAGCGTCGTCACCTGGCTGACCCCGCGCGACCTTCGCCCCGCATTCCAGTCGATCTACGCCTTCTGCCGCTGGTCCGATGACCTGGGTGACGAGGTCGGCGATCGCGCCCGCTCCACCGAACTACTCGCCTGGTGGCGGGATCAGCTTCGGTCCATGTTCGAGGGCGAGCCGCCGACCCACCCGGTGATGATGGCCCTGGCCCCGACCGTCGCCGAATACGCCATCCCCATCGCCCCGTTCGAGGCCCTGATCTCGGCGTTTGAGCAAGATCAGACCCTCGTCGAATACCAGACCTTCGATCAGTTGCTCGACTATTGCGAACGCTCGGCCAACCCGGTCGGCCATCTCGTGCTCTATCTTGCGCGGGCGTATGACGCCGAGAATGCAGGGCTCTCCGACCTCACCTGCACCGGCCTGCAACTGGCCAACTTCTGGCAGGATGTGGCCCGAGACCTCGACATCGGCCGGATCTACTTGCCCGCCGAGGATCGGCGACGCTTCGGCTACGACGACGCCGACTTGCACGCTCGCCGGTTCAACCCCGCCTTCGCCCGCCTCCTCCAATTCGAGGTCGACCGGGCCCGCAGCCTTCTGGTTCGCGGTCAGGAACTGGTGGGACGCATGCCCAGGCCCCTGGACGTGGACGTGGACCTCTTCGGCCGAGGCGGCCTCGCCATCCTCGACCGGATCGAGGCACAAGGATATGACGTCCTGACCAGTCGCCCTTCGCTGGGGAAGGGGGCCAAGGTCGCCCTGGTGCTCAAGGCCCTCGTGGCCGGCCGGTTGCGGAAACCGGGGAGACGCCCGATCCCCGTCGGCGCGGGGACCAGATCATGACCGAGTCGCAGATGAAGGCCAGCCGGCGATTCTGCTGCAAGGTGGCCCGCCGCGAGGCACGCAACTTCTACATCAGCTTCCTGCTGCTCCCCCCCGAGCGGCGGCGGTCGATGTGCGCCCTGTATGCGTTCATGCGTCGGACCGACGACATCGCCGACTCCCCCGGACCCGAGGCCGGCCGTCGGGCCGCGCTCGATGCCTGGCGGATCGAGCTGGACGATGCCCTCGACGGCCGGATTCCCGCGGGAAGCTGGCCCGGCATGCCCGCGCTGGCCGAGACCGTGCACCGGCACGCGATCCCCGGATCGCTGTTTCACGACGTCATCGACGGCGTGGCGATGGACCTCGACCCCCAGCCGTTCGCCAACTTCGACGACCTCCGCGGGTACTGCTACCGGGTCGCCTCGGCGGTCGGCCTCTGTTGCTTGCATATCTGGGGCTACCAATCCGATGGCGGACGGGCCGAGTCGATGGCCGACTCCTGCGGCGTGGCGCTTCAACTGACGAACATCATCCGCGACGTACGAGAAGACGCGCTGAACGGCCGGGTCTATCTGCCTACCGCCGAGATGATTCGCTTCGGCGTGACCCTCGACGAACTCAAGGCCGCGAGCCCGAGCGCCAATCTCCGCGACCTTCTCGAATTCCAGGCGAATCGGGCGTATGAGTTCTACCGGGCGGCCGAGCCCCTCATCGAGCTGGTCGACCCGGTCGGCCGGCCGGTTCTCGCGTCGATCTCGGGCATCTATCGCTCGCTCCTCGACGAGATCGTGACACGGGATTACGACGTCATCTCCAGCCGGGTCTCGATCCCCGCCTGGCGCAAGGCCTGGATCGCCACCCGGTCGCTGTCGGCGCGATTCATCAGCCATGCGTCGATCCCCACGGAAGCACCCCGGTGCTGACGAACTCGCCGCGTCCGCGCATCCTCATCGTGGGGGGCGGACTCGCGGGCTTGGCCTCGGCCGTGTCGCTCGCCAATCGCGGACTCGACATCACCCTGGTCGAGTCTCGCCCCAGGCTGGGCGGGCGAGCCAGCTCATTCGTTGACCCCGCTACCGGCGAGCTGGTCGACAACTGCCAGCACGTAAGCATGACCTGTTGCACGAATCTGGCCGACTTCTGCCGCCGGGTCGGCACAGCCGACCTCTTCAAGCTCGTCCCCGAGATCACCTTCGTCGGCCACGACGGCGCGCTTTCCCGGCTCTCCTCGGGCCCGCTGCCCGCCCCGATCCACCTCTCCGGCAGCTTCCTTCGCACGCGATATCTCCGGATCGACGACAAGCTGCGGGTCGGCTATGGCCTGGCGAGACTCGCGCTTGACCGATCAACGCCCGCCGACACTTCGTTTGCAGACTGGCTGCTGGACCACGGCCAGACGACCCGGACGATCAACCTGTACTGGGCCACCGTCCTCGTCTCAGCGCTCAATGAGCGGCTGGAGCAGATGGATTTCGGCCATGCACGCAAGGTCTTCGTCGACGGCTTCCTTCGCAACAGGGACGGTTACCAGGTCGAGATCCC
It encodes:
- a CDS encoding DUF1501 domain-containing protein; this encodes MIRFIARREFLRIGGLTGLGFGLAGMSGAADSGRGPGFGKAKSVLLVYANGGQSQLETWDPKPDAPREIRGEFAAIRSAVPGTFLGEHLPGLARRADKYTLIRSVSHEDLDHGSATYLALTGRYHPQRSGNPSPAPTDFPVLGALLGKVRPGGPLPHPSVHVNGPALVPELPGPGQDAGFLGGEFDPLLVKDPADGSPLPVGLGPVGGDALRIQVRRSLLESVTSAARGLKSDRTLDLMDAHYRRAYEMIDSPVCRTAFDLSLEPESVRNRYGRHRSGQACLLGRRLVEAGVPLVTVFWNQSARGQDRFPGQIDAYGWDTHNDIFQTMRDHLLPRFDRSMSALLDDLDQSGLLETTLVVCMGEFGRAPLVALEPKFDGATPGRKHWAGAYSILMAGAGVSRGKVYGASDRFAAYPAHDAVGPWDIAATIWSALGIDPTYEYLDPLNRPFALCTGQPIKGIYGG
- a CDS encoding cyanophycinase codes for the protein MRLNRLALLAIAAIGLGTVAVLGGNLARSSTAKAADLEVVAPAPKGSGALVICGGGAIPDSVRKQFVDLAGGADARIVVIPTAHSIADRPNAAEMVLAPWKQFGARSLTVFHTRSREKADDAEFLRPLVEATGVWFGGGVQSNLVAAYRGTAVEAHLAELLKRGGVIGGTSAGAAVMTRVMIASGRIEAKLGEGFDFLPGSVVDQHFLKRNRYKRLMGVLNKNPNLLGFGIDEQTALIVRGRRLDVVGNSYVVACQAAVGDQGPRTEFLKGGDQADLDSLRGPRPIVLPSLKDSLASD
- a CDS encoding pentapeptide repeat-containing protein, whose translation is MSDVQQDRLTSTPRRRPTAETLNSALEDHQAWLNAGGADGQRADLSGLDLSRLDLRGVDLRGANLSQADLTDTNLRDAQLQNADLSDVRGLLSSQVGGANLSGALLPESVLKFENLAGAAESSRGAQGLFTSILLACAYTWITLGSTTDTQLVNKAALASSKLPILGIDIPLVRFYMAAPILLLCLYVYFHLGLQRLWEDLSELPAVFPDGRSLDKKAPPWLLNSLVRPNFIRLRDDRPQLSRWQAFISVALAWGLVPITLLFLWARFLRCHDLTVSGIHVLMLAGAIGAAVGFHRLTINTLRGMGRRKFSWRKSWQDARLQFILNSALSLVILGLLTFGAILGVNPDSEGRGVVVPSWSEKPLDVRHWAPRFFSFIGYSTFAHLDGTDLSVKPLNWNGEKATPQELGEVKGADLGGSNIRYGNVFGAFLVNAYLKEVKAEGCDMRESDLRRADLREARLVGVNFRSADLRGADLRWADLTGARLKEAKLEGATLNSADLTNACLDDARLASSNEQGIKPTSLREANLHGASLVNADLRGVDLRGANLADAILTGVNFKGANLVDVIGLTRKQVEVSIRDDTTKLPASLSPLATNVKSP
- the hpnC gene encoding squalene synthase HpnC is translated as MTFADDLALFGPDSRARISPPEAVAYCADLTARHYENFSVVTWLTPRDLRPAFQSIYAFCRWSDDLGDEVGDRARSTELLAWWRDQLRSMFEGEPPTHPVMMALAPTVAEYAIPIAPFEALISAFEQDQTLVEYQTFDQLLDYCERSANPVGHLVLYLARAYDAENAGLSDLTCTGLQLANFWQDVARDLDIGRIYLPAEDRRRFGYDDADLHARRFNPAFARLLQFEVDRARSLLVRGQELVGRMPRPLDVDVDLFGRGGLAILDRIEAQGYDVLTSRPSLGKGAKVALVLKALVAGRLRKPGRRPIPVGAGTRS
- a CDS encoding phytoene/squalene synthase family protein is translated as MTESQMKASRRFCCKVARREARNFYISFLLLPPERRRSMCALYAFMRRTDDIADSPGPEAGRRAALDAWRIELDDALDGRIPAGSWPGMPALAETVHRHAIPGSLFHDVIDGVAMDLDPQPFANFDDLRGYCYRVASAVGLCCLHIWGYQSDGGRAESMADSCGVALQLTNIIRDVREDALNGRVYLPTAEMIRFGVTLDELKAASPSANLRDLLEFQANRAYEFYRAAEPLIELVDPVGRPVLASISGIYRSLLDEIVTRDYDVISSRVSIPAWRKAWIATRSLSARFISHASIPTEAPRC